In Balaenoptera musculus isolate JJ_BM4_2016_0621 chromosome 19, mBalMus1.pri.v3, whole genome shotgun sequence, one genomic interval encodes:
- the LOC118885545 gene encoding RAD52 motif-containing protein 1-like → MVALVPFVVPIVGDKTLLVWELSSGPTAEALQHSLFIVFSQFRLLYSVRVFPNAAVAGPGFYAIIKFYSARDAHRAQKACDQKQLFQTSPVKNSQS, encoded by the exons ATGGTGGCGTTGGTACCTTTTGTGGTTCCCATCGTGGGTGACAAAACATTGCTGGTGTGGGAGCTGAGCTCTGGACCCACGGCCGAGGCCTTGCAA CATTCTCTGTTCATAGTCTTCTCCCAGTTTCGCCTTCTGTATTCAGTGCGAGTCTTCCCAAACGCAGCAGTGGCTGGTCCTGGGTTCTATGCCATCATCAAGTTTTATTCAGCAAGGGATGCCCACAGAGCCCAAAAGGCATGCGACCAGAAGCAGCTTTTTCAGACATCTCCAGTGAAGAATTCTCAATCGTAA